A genomic region of Zalophus californianus isolate mZalCal1 chromosome 1, mZalCal1.pri.v2, whole genome shotgun sequence contains the following coding sequences:
- the LOC113917416 gene encoding 40S ribosomal protein S6-like: MKLNISFPATGCQKLIKVDDERKLHPFYEKRMATEVAADALGAEWKGYVVRISGGNDKQGFPMKQGVLTHGRVRLLLSKGHSCYRPRRTGERKRKSVQGCIVDANLTVLNLVTVKKGAKDIPGLTDTTVPRRLGPKRASRIRKLFNLSKEDDLRQYVVRKPLNKEGKKPRTKAPKIQRLVTPQVLQHKRRRIALKKQRTKKNKEEAAEYAKLLAKRMKEAKEKRQEQIAKRWSLSSLRASTSKSESSQK, from the coding sequence ATGAAGCTGAACATCTCTTTCCCAGCTACTGGCTGCCAGAAACTCATTAAAGTGGATGATGAACGCAAACTTCATCCCTTTTATGAGAAGCGTATGGCCACAGAAGTTGCTGCTGATGCTCTGGGTGCAGAATGGAAGGGTTATGTGGTCCGAATCAGTGGTGGCAATGACAAACAGGGCTTCCCCATGAAGCAGGGTGTCTTGACCCATGGTCGTGTCCGCCTGCTGCTGAGTAAGGGGCATTCCTGCTATAGACCAAGGcggactggagagagaaagcgcaaaTCTGTTCAGGGTTGCATTGTGGATGCCAATCTCACTGTTCTCAACTTGGTCACTGTaaaaaaaggggcaaaggatATTCCTGGACTCACTGATACTACTGTGCCTCGTCGCCTGGGGCCCAAAAGAGCCAGCAGAATCCGCAAACTTTTCAATCTCTCTAAAGAAGATGATCTCCGCCAGTATGTTGTGAGAAAGCCCCtaaacaaagaagggaagaaacctAGAACCAAAGCGCCTAAGATTCAGCGTCTTGTTACTCCACAAGTCCTCCAGCACAAACGGCGGCGTATTGCTTTGAAGAAGCAgcgcactaagaaaaataaggaagaggctgcagaatatgctaaacttttggccaagagaatgaaggaggccaaagaaaaacgCCAAGAACAGATTGCCAAGAGATGGAGCCTGTCCTCTCTGAGAGCTTCTACCTCTAAGTCTGAGTCcagtcaaaaatga